One Funiculus sociatus GB2-C1 DNA window includes the following coding sequences:
- a CDS encoding chlorophyll a/b-binding protein yields MTQLQPTVTPKLEQPKFGFNDYAERLNGRAAMIGFLLMVIIEYVTGKGVLSWLGLQ; encoded by the coding sequence ATGACCCAACTTCAACCCACCGTCACTCCCAAGCTGGAGCAGCCAAAGTTTGGCTTTAATGATTACGCAGAGCGCTTGAATGGTCGAGCGGCAATGATTGGCTTTCTGCTGATGGTGATTATCGAATACGTCACTGGGAAAGGTGTACTATCCTGGCTGGGCTTGCAATAA
- the ald gene encoding alanine dehydrogenase — MEIGVPKETKDQEFRVGLSRSSVRVLYENGHAVFVESGAGVGAGFTDEDFILAGAKIVSQAKDAWNRELVVKVKEPLKHEYEFIQKEQLLFTYLHLAADRTLTENLIDSGVCAIAYETVEIPDKKTLPLLTPMSIIAGRLAVQFGARFLERQQGGRGVLLGGVPGVRPGKVVILGGGVVGTEAARMAVGVGAHVQILDVNVERLAYLETLFGSRVELLYSNSLQIEAVVREADLLIGAVLMLGRRAPILVTRSLVKQMLPGSVIVDVAVDQGGCVETLRPTSHTNPTYIEEGVVHYGVPNMPGAVPWTATQALNNSTLPYVLKLANQGMKALELDPALARGVNVQNHRLVHPAVQEVFPDLAH; from the coding sequence ATGGAAATTGGCGTTCCCAAGGAAACCAAAGATCAAGAATTTCGAGTCGGGTTAAGTCGTAGCAGCGTCCGGGTATTGTATGAAAATGGTCATGCAGTATTTGTGGAAAGTGGCGCTGGTGTTGGTGCTGGCTTCACCGATGAAGATTTTATTCTTGCTGGGGCGAAAATTGTCTCCCAAGCTAAGGACGCTTGGAATCGAGAACTCGTAGTTAAGGTGAAAGAACCACTCAAGCACGAGTACGAGTTTATCCAGAAAGAGCAGCTGCTGTTTACTTATTTACACTTAGCAGCAGATCGGACTTTAACCGAGAATTTGATTGATAGTGGAGTTTGCGCGATCGCTTACGAAACCGTAGAAATACCAGACAAAAAAACTCTGCCTCTCCTCACCCCCATGAGTATCATCGCTGGTCGCCTCGCCGTCCAATTTGGGGCAAGATTTCTCGAACGCCAGCAAGGAGGTCGCGGAGTTCTCTTAGGCGGCGTTCCCGGCGTTCGTCCTGGTAAAGTCGTAATTTTAGGAGGCGGCGTCGTTGGTACAGAAGCCGCAAGAATGGCGGTAGGTGTAGGCGCTCATGTGCAGATTTTGGATGTCAATGTCGAGCGCTTAGCTTATTTGGAAACCCTCTTTGGTTCCAGAGTTGAACTGCTTTATAGTAACTCTCTGCAAATTGAAGCCGTTGTCAGAGAAGCAGACTTACTTATTGGTGCAGTTTTAATGTTAGGACGTCGCGCCCCCATCCTCGTAACGAGAAGTTTAGTAAAACAGATGCTTCCCGGTTCGGTAATTGTAGATGTGGCTGTAGACCAAGGCGGATGTGTGGAGACGCTGCGCCCTACATCTCACACTAATCCTACATATATAGAGGAGGGTGTTGTTCATTACGGTGTTCCTAATATGCCGGGAGCAGTTCCCTGGACTGCAACTCAGGCACTTAATAATAGTACCTTACCCTATGTCTTGAAATTGGCGAATCAAGGCATGAAAGCATTAGAATTAGACCCGGCTTTGGCGAGGGGTGTGAATGTACAGAATCATCGGTTAGTGCATCCTGCTGTGCAGGAGGTTTTCCCAGATTTAGCCCATTAG
- a CDS encoding M48 family metallopeptidase, translating into MLPTKTPLIGLSADKFRHPLDLEATTALKQVPGLDMLVRNLLGPLAEQVFYLENIAAGVLVGPQQLPDLHKLLLEACQILDLEPPQLYVRQHPAPNAYTFAMRGKQPFIVLHTSLIDMLTQEEIQAVIAHELGHLKCEHGVYLTPLNIIVLAAGLIPTWGSVVAESVRSQMMEWLRCAEFTCDRAALLATQNPRVVSSVLMKLAGGSPAIAPQLNLEAFLAQAKAYDDISNNQLGEMLKSAQTAQLSHPVPVLRAREIDRWASSQEYQNLLEQHSIGYNDKAKPKGGWRNW; encoded by the coding sequence ATGTTGCCAACAAAGACACCGTTAATTGGTCTTTCCGCAGACAAGTTCCGCCATCCGCTGGATTTGGAGGCAACCACAGCCTTGAAACAGGTGCCTGGGTTGGATATGCTAGTGCGGAATCTGCTGGGGCCGCTAGCAGAACAAGTTTTTTACCTAGAAAATATAGCAGCCGGAGTGCTAGTCGGGCCTCAACAGCTGCCGGATCTGCATAAACTGCTGTTAGAAGCTTGCCAGATTCTGGATCTCGAACCACCGCAACTGTATGTGCGCCAGCATCCAGCGCCAAACGCCTACACATTTGCCATGCGAGGCAAGCAACCGTTTATCGTGTTGCATACCTCGTTAATTGATATGCTGACACAGGAAGAAATTCAGGCAGTAATTGCCCATGAATTGGGACACCTCAAGTGCGAACATGGGGTTTACCTGACACCGTTGAATATTATCGTGTTAGCGGCGGGATTAATTCCCACTTGGGGGAGTGTAGTAGCTGAAAGCGTGCGATCGCAGATGATGGAGTGGTTGCGATGTGCGGAGTTTACGTGCGATCGCGCTGCACTACTAGCCACCCAAAACCCCAGAGTAGTGAGTTCCGTTTTAATGAAACTTGCGGGAGGTTCACCCGCGATCGCGCCTCAACTAAACCTGGAGGCATTTTTAGCCCAAGCCAAAGCTTACGACGACATCAGCAACAACCAGCTAGGTGAAATGCTCAAATCAGCCCAAACAGCCCAACTATCCCACCCAGTCCCAGTTTTACGGGCTAGAGAAATTGATCGCTGGGCAAGTAGCCAAGAATACCAAAACTTGCTAGAACAGCATTCAATAGGCTATAATGATAAAGCTAAACCCAAGGGCGGGTGGCGAAACTGGTAG
- a CDS encoding tetratricopeptide repeat protein, translated as MTEQVNDLFDTGLERYKAGEGPDTLIPVFKEICDRSPKTNAAWVCLSWLYLLDNNPSLAAKAAQKAVKLNPADPQARINLALAMLETGQKGVRQHVEVAGRAIAIESELREDVEESIADGFSRKPDWDSLTKVKNWLFA; from the coding sequence ATGACCGAGCAAGTTAACGACCTTTTCGATACCGGACTGGAACGCTATAAAGCGGGTGAAGGCCCGGATACTTTGATTCCTGTTTTTAAGGAAATTTGCGATCGCTCCCCTAAAACAAATGCTGCCTGGGTTTGTCTGTCTTGGTTATATTTGTTGGATAACAACCCATCTTTGGCTGCCAAAGCTGCTCAAAAAGCTGTCAAGTTGAATCCCGCCGATCCTCAAGCTCGGATTAACTTGGCGCTCGCTATGCTCGAAACTGGGCAAAAGGGTGTCCGCCAACATGTTGAAGTCGCTGGGCGTGCGATCGCGATTGAATCTGAATTACGCGAAGACGTTGAAGAAAGTATTGCCGATGGCTTCTCCAGAAAACCTGACTGGGATAGTTTAACTAAAGTCAAAAATTGGTTATTTGCCTAA
- the topA gene encoding type I DNA topoisomerase has product MSTLVIVESPTKARTISKFLPSTYRVEASMGHVRDLPQSGKEIPEAYKGEKWAQLGVNVDADFEPLYVVPSDKKKIVTTLKNALKEADELVLATDEDREGESISWHLLQLLKPKVPIKRMVFHEITKEAIRDALKNCRSIDEQVVRAQETRRILDRLVGYTLSPLLWKKISYGLSAGRVQSVAVRLLVNRERQRRAFRQGTYWDLKATLSKDKTPFEARLVNFRGTRVATGSDFDEATGQIVAGRNVVLLSEEEARSLEAGLADKTWTVADLEERPVTRKPSPPFTTSTLQQEANRKLHLSARDTMRTAQSLYEQGYITYMRTDSVHLSGQAIAAARSCVEKMYGKEFLSPEPRQYTTKSKGAQEAHEAIRPAGATFRTPDETGLSGREKALYDLIWKRTVATQMADSRQTQITVQLQVEDAGFRASGKRIDFYGFLRAYVEGSDDPEAALENMEVILPSLKKGDRPNCTKLESIGHETQPPARYTEASLVKTLESEGIGRPSTYASIIGTIIDRGYAQMNGNALVPTFTAFAVTALLEKYFPDLVNTSFTSKMEQTLDEISTGEAKWLPYLQKFYLGDQGLATQVKERENEIDATDARTIELDDLGGAKVRIGQYGPYIEAENGSEAVKASIPKDLTPSDIDADLVETLLQQKTEGPDKVGLHPETGEPIYVLIGTYGPYVQLGDATEENKKPKRASLLKGVNIEDVTLDMAVGLLSLPRNLGINPATGGKVQAGLGRFGPYVVHDQGKEGKEYRSLKAGDDVLTIGLERAIELLSEPKKGRGGTRSKSKAPLRELGTHPADNEPVNIYDGPYGAYVKHGKVNASLPEGETVENITLETALKALAEKAGSTKTTRKSTAKSGTTKKTTTTKKTTSTTKKKSS; this is encoded by the coding sequence ATGTCAACCCTCGTCATCGTCGAATCCCCCACCAAAGCACGCACCATCAGTAAATTTCTGCCCTCCACCTACCGCGTCGAGGCGTCGATGGGTCATGTGCGCGACCTTCCCCAATCTGGTAAAGAAATTCCCGAAGCTTACAAAGGGGAAAAATGGGCGCAGCTAGGGGTAAATGTGGATGCCGATTTTGAACCCCTGTATGTTGTCCCCAGCGATAAAAAGAAGATAGTCACTACCCTAAAAAACGCCTTGAAAGAGGCTGATGAGTTGGTGCTGGCAACTGACGAAGACCGCGAAGGCGAAAGCATATCGTGGCATTTATTGCAACTGCTGAAGCCGAAGGTTCCCATTAAGCGCATGGTGTTTCACGAAATCACCAAAGAAGCCATCCGCGATGCTTTGAAAAACTGCCGCAGTATTGATGAGCAGGTGGTACGCGCTCAAGAAACACGGCGAATTCTCGACCGACTGGTAGGTTATACCCTGTCGCCGCTGCTGTGGAAGAAAATCTCCTATGGGTTATCGGCGGGACGGGTGCAGTCTGTAGCGGTACGGTTGTTGGTGAACCGGGAACGCCAGCGTCGCGCTTTCCGCCAAGGTACTTATTGGGATCTGAAGGCAACTTTAAGCAAAGATAAGACCCCTTTTGAGGCGCGGCTTGTTAACTTTAGAGGAACTAGGGTCGCTACGGGAAGCGATTTTGATGAAGCTACGGGACAAATTGTTGCTGGTCGCAATGTGGTTTTGCTCTCGGAAGAGGAAGCCAGAAGCTTAGAGGCGGGACTGGCTGATAAAACTTGGACAGTGGCTGATTTGGAAGAAAGACCAGTTACTCGCAAACCTTCGCCACCGTTCACCACCTCGACGCTGCAACAGGAGGCTAACCGAAAACTGCACCTGTCGGCGCGGGATACAATGCGGACTGCTCAAAGTTTGTACGAGCAGGGGTATATTACCTATATGCGGACGGATTCGGTGCATTTGTCTGGGCAAGCGATCGCAGCTGCTCGCAGTTGTGTCGAAAAAATGTACGGCAAGGAGTTTCTCAGTCCGGAACCCCGCCAGTACACCACCAAAAGCAAAGGCGCACAAGAGGCACACGAAGCCATCCGTCCTGCTGGTGCCACTTTCCGCACTCCTGATGAAACTGGTTTGAGTGGTCGGGAAAAAGCTCTTTACGACCTGATTTGGAAGCGCACTGTCGCTACTCAAATGGCAGACTCACGCCAAACTCAAATTACCGTGCAGTTGCAAGTGGAAGACGCGGGTTTTCGCGCCAGTGGCAAACGGATTGATTTCTATGGCTTTTTACGCGCCTATGTGGAAGGTTCCGACGATCCAGAGGCAGCACTGGAAAACATGGAAGTAATTTTACCTTCTCTGAAAAAAGGCGATCGCCCAAACTGCACTAAGCTAGAATCCATCGGTCACGAAACTCAACCGCCCGCACGATACACCGAAGCTTCCCTAGTAAAAACCTTAGAAAGCGAAGGGATTGGTCGTCCTAGCACCTACGCCAGCATCATTGGCACGATTATTGACCGGGGCTATGCTCAGATGAATGGTAACGCCCTAGTTCCCACCTTCACAGCCTTTGCTGTCACGGCGCTGCTAGAAAAATATTTTCCCGACTTGGTGAATACCAGCTTCACTTCCAAGATGGAGCAAACCCTGGATGAAATCTCGACTGGGGAAGCTAAATGGTTGCCATATCTGCAAAAGTTCTACTTGGGAGACCAGGGTCTGGCAACCCAAGTTAAGGAACGGGAAAACGAGATCGATGCTACAGATGCCCGTACCATCGAATTAGACGATCTCGGTGGCGCAAAAGTCCGGATTGGTCAATATGGCCCTTACATTGAGGCGGAGAATGGCTCTGAAGCAGTCAAAGCCTCAATTCCCAAGGATCTTACCCCGTCAGACATTGATGCCGATTTAGTCGAGACGCTGCTACAGCAGAAAACCGAAGGCCCCGACAAAGTAGGCTTGCATCCGGAAACTGGGGAACCGATTTATGTGCTAATTGGCACCTACGGCCCCTATGTCCAGCTAGGCGATGCTACGGAGGAAAATAAAAAACCCAAACGTGCCTCCCTGCTTAAAGGTGTCAACATCGAAGATGTCACCTTAGACATGGCGGTAGGTTTGCTGTCTTTGCCGCGTAATTTGGGCATTAACCCAGCTACAGGGGGCAAAGTCCAAGCAGGGTTGGGGCGTTTTGGCCCTTACGTTGTCCACGACCAAGGCAAGGAGGGGAAAGAATACCGCTCTTTGAAAGCTGGCGATGATGTATTGACAATTGGGCTAGAACGCGCAATAGAGCTACTGTCGGAGCCGAAAAAGGGACGCGGCGGTACTCGCAGCAAGTCTAAGGCACCCTTACGGGAACTCGGTACTCACCCAGCAGACAATGAACCAGTGAATATCTACGATGGCCCCTATGGTGCTTATGTGAAACATGGCAAAGTAAATGCTTCGCTTCCAGAAGGGGAAACGGTGGAAAATATAACGCTCGAAACTGCACTGAAAGCTTTAGCAGAAAAGGCAGGTTCGACGAAAACCACTCGCAAGTCAACGGCTAAGAGTGGAACTACTAAGAAAACCACAACTACGAAGAAGACTACATCTACTACTAAGAAAAAATCTTCCTAG
- a CDS encoding heavy metal-responsive transcriptional regulator: MIATSTSGKWLKIGEVAHRSGLSVKTIRYYEDIGLLSPVVKRTESGYRLFSSEIINRLAFIKRSQSLGLSLGEIQEILAVHDGGELPCGALKQHLLSKVDAIASQIESLEILKAELQGLLSGWQDRPPAHRIDRTICPNIQD; the protein is encoded by the coding sequence ATGATAGCCACTTCTACTTCAGGTAAATGGCTGAAAATTGGTGAAGTTGCACATCGTAGTGGTCTTTCGGTGAAAACTATTCGCTACTACGAAGATATTGGGCTATTGTCCCCAGTGGTGAAACGAACAGAATCCGGCTATCGACTGTTTAGTAGCGAGATAATTAATCGGCTGGCGTTCATCAAGCGATCGCAATCTCTCGGACTTAGTTTGGGCGAGATACAAGAAATTTTAGCTGTCCACGACGGGGGGGAGTTGCCTTGTGGTGCATTAAAACAGCATCTGCTTTCCAAAGTAGACGCGATCGCTTCTCAAATTGAATCCCTCGAAATCCTCAAAGCTGAACTACAAGGGTTACTCTCTGGTTGGCAAGACCGTCCACCCGCTCACCGCATCGATCGGACTATTTGCCCAAATATCCAAGATTAA
- a CDS encoding PAS domain S-box protein has product MIDNASEVSSINDYKKPGVERFFNLSLEMLCIADADGYFQHLNPAWEKTLGFTKEELKSKPYLEFVHPEDTESTIFEARKLQTGADTVAFENRYLCKDGSYKWLAWASTFCAEEGLVYAVARDISDARAAQEALHKTQERLQHLLNASPAVIYSCKASGDFDTTFISENVTAQMGYEPEDFLEDGSFWENHIHPEDAPRVFAGMPYVLDLGCYSQEYRFRNPDGTYRWMHDEMKLVRDAGGNVLEIVGCWRNISDRKLAEEKLKKSKKRLSLLFEQTPLAIVEWNANLEITRWNPAAEAIFGYGNEVMGCDFAQMLIPESCRENARAIQKQLLTQKNTTRSTTENITKYGETIICEWYSTALIDECENVIGVASFAQDVTESKAAEEQLRKLYRAVEQSPSMVLITDSFGCIEYVNPKLTDLTGFTCEEVIGTNVDNLGEQSPEECQKLWEAISAGGEWRGEFYNRKKNGEYYWELASISPVFNDAGEITHYVKVAEDITERKLAESALQKANEALEMRVEKRTAQLRNAFEQLEEEIAERQQAEARSRESESRLNNIMNSLQDVVWSVKCHTFEVLYINPAAETLYQRSRQDFIDNPYLWYEVIHPEDRDRIETTNRLMETGRQELEYRILRPDGEVRWIRNKSWLIYDETDTPTRIDGLVSDITQRKQAEAALRESESRLNSMMNSLKDVVWSTCASTSKILFLNPAAEIVYQRPTQEFFDNPHLWLEVIHPEDRDRVEENFQQLSERGNYEIEYRIFRLNGEMRWVHDRGWLINDETGKAIRADGLVADITERKQAQEALQQREEQLRRVVQNMPVMMDAFDADGNFTVWNRECEQVTGYSASEVVGNPQALELFYPDPTYRDSMMAAWAELGNDYRSWEWDVTAKDGSVKTVAWSNISGQFPIPGWASWGIGVDITERKAAEEALRRREAQLREQAQQLEQTLRELQHTQAQLIQTEKMSSLGQLVAGVAHEINNPINFIYGNLTHVAQYAQDLINLLHLYQQHYPHPAPAIVKEAEAIDLDFLIEDMPKILGSMKMGSDRIREIVLSLRNFSRLDEAEMKAVDIHQGIDNTLLILQNRLKARVSYPAIEVVKEYGNLPPVECYPGQLNQVFMNILNNALDALEALEGLDESESNLPTFPRLNPQIRISTEVRDRNHVTIKIRDNGSGMTEQIKARLFDPFFTTKPVGKGTGLGLSISYQIVVDKHGGILKCFSEPGKGTEFLIAIPICQRQ; this is encoded by the coding sequence ATGATTGACAATGCCAGCGAAGTAAGTAGTATAAATGATTACAAAAAACCAGGGGTAGAACGTTTTTTCAATCTATCCCTAGAAATGCTTTGTATCGCTGATGCTGATGGATATTTCCAGCATCTAAACCCGGCATGGGAAAAAACGCTAGGCTTCACTAAGGAAGAACTTAAAAGTAAACCTTACCTAGAGTTTGTTCATCCGGAAGACACAGAATCAACTATTTTTGAAGCCAGGAAACTACAAACAGGTGCTGACACAGTAGCCTTTGAAAATCGGTATCTGTGCAAAGACGGCTCGTATAAGTGGCTTGCGTGGGCTTCTACTTTTTGTGCCGAGGAGGGTTTGGTGTATGCAGTGGCTCGCGACATCAGTGACGCACGTGCCGCTCAAGAAGCACTGCACAAAACTCAGGAACGCTTGCAACATCTGCTGAATGCTAGTCCAGCCGTGATATATAGTTGCAAAGCTTCCGGCGATTTCGATACTACCTTCATCAGCGAAAACGTCACGGCACAGATGGGCTATGAACCAGAGGACTTTTTGGAAGATGGCAGTTTCTGGGAGAACCATATTCATCCGGAAGATGCGCCGCGTGTCTTTGCAGGGATGCCTTATGTGTTGGATCTTGGGTGTTACTCCCAAGAATATCGTTTCCGAAACCCGGATGGAACTTATCGGTGGATGCACGATGAGATGAAGCTGGTGCGGGATGCCGGGGGAAATGTGCTGGAAATTGTTGGTTGCTGGCGAAATATTAGCGATCGCAAGCTGGCAGAAGAGAAACTCAAGAAATCAAAAAAAAGACTTTCACTGCTGTTTGAGCAAACGCCACTGGCAATTGTGGAATGGAACGCAAATTTGGAAATTACCCGGTGGAACCCGGCGGCGGAAGCGATTTTTGGCTATGGGAACGAGGTAATGGGTTGTGACTTCGCCCAAATGCTTATCCCGGAAAGCTGTAGAGAGAATGCGCGAGCTATCCAAAAGCAACTTCTGACTCAAAAAAATACTACTCGCAGCACCACCGAAAATATTACCAAATATGGTGAAACTATTATTTGCGAGTGGTACAGCACGGCACTGATTGACGAGTGCGAAAACGTTATCGGAGTCGCCTCCTTTGCACAAGACGTTACCGAGAGCAAAGCTGCTGAGGAGCAACTTCGCAAGCTATATCGGGCTGTGGAACAAAGCCCAAGTATGGTTTTAATTACAGATAGCTTTGGTTGTATTGAATATGTCAACCCCAAGTTAACCGACTTGACTGGTTTCACCTGTGAAGAAGTTATTGGCACGAATGTAGATAATTTAGGCGAACAATCGCCGGAAGAATGCCAAAAGTTATGGGAGGCAATTAGTGCGGGTGGCGAGTGGCGAGGAGAATTTTATAACCGGAAAAAAAATGGCGAATATTACTGGGAACTTGCCTCTATTTCGCCAGTTTTTAACGATGCAGGCGAAATAACTCATTATGTTAAGGTTGCTGAAGATATTACTGAGCGCAAGTTGGCAGAGTCAGCTCTACAAAAAGCAAATGAAGCTTTGGAAATGCGAGTTGAGAAACGCACGGCTCAATTAAGAAATGCTTTCGAGCAGCTGGAAGAGGAAATTGCTGAGCGCCAGCAAGCAGAAGCGCGATCGCGTGAGAGCGAATCGCGGCTTAATAATATTATGAACTCGCTGCAAGACGTGGTGTGGTCGGTTAAATGTCATACCTTCGAGGTGCTTTACATCAACCCAGCCGCCGAAACTCTATATCAGCGTTCCAGACAAGATTTTATTGATAATCCGTATCTGTGGTACGAGGTGATCCACCCAGAAGATCGCGATCGCATTGAGACTACTAACAGACTCATGGAAACGGGCAGACAAGAATTAGAGTATCGGATTTTACGACCAGATGGGGAAGTGCGGTGGATTCGCAACAAAAGCTGGCTGATTTACGATGAAACTGATACGCCAACTCGCATAGATGGTTTGGTATCCGACATCACTCAGCGCAAGCAAGCAGAAGCAGCATTGCGCGAGAGTGAGTCACGCTTAAACAGCATGATGAATTCCTTGAAAGATGTGGTGTGGTCTACTTGTGCCAGCACTTCCAAGATACTTTTCCTCAACCCAGCTGCGGAAATTGTTTATCAACGCCCAACACAAGAGTTCTTCGACAACCCGCACCTGTGGCTGGAGGTGATTCATCCAGAAGATCGCGATCGCGTGGAGGAGAATTTCCAACAGCTTTCGGAACGGGGCAATTATGAAATCGAGTACCGGATTTTTCGCTTAAATGGCGAAATGCGTTGGGTTCACGACCGAGGCTGGTTAATTAACGATGAAACTGGCAAAGCAATCCGCGCAGATGGTTTAGTCGCCGACATCACTGAACGCAAGCAAGCACAAGAGGCATTGCAGCAGCGAGAAGAACAACTGCGCCGGGTTGTTCAAAATATGCCAGTGATGATGGATGCCTTCGATGCAGACGGGAACTTTACCGTCTGGAACCGAGAGTGCGAACAAGTAACGGGCTACAGCGCTTCGGAGGTTGTGGGCAATCCTCAAGCGCTGGAGTTATTTTATCCAGATCCCACTTATCGCGACTCAATGATGGCTGCATGGGCTGAACTTGGCAATGACTACCGCAGCTGGGAATGGGATGTCACTGCTAAGGATGGTAGTGTCAAGACAGTAGCATGGTCTAATATATCCGGGCAATTCCCGATTCCCGGTTGGGCAAGTTGGGGCATTGGCGTAGATATTACGGAACGTAAAGCTGCGGAAGAAGCACTGCGGCGAAGGGAAGCGCAATTACGAGAACAAGCGCAACAATTAGAACAAACTCTGCGCGAACTCCAACACACTCAAGCCCAATTGATTCAAACTGAAAAAATGTCTTCTTTGGGTCAACTTGTCGCTGGTGTCGCTCATGAAATTAATAACCCGATTAATTTCATTTATGGCAATCTCACTCACGTAGCTCAATACGCTCAAGATTTAATTAATCTCCTTCATCTTTACCAGCAACATTATCCTCATCCCGCGCCAGCGATTGTAAAGGAAGCCGAGGCGATTGACTTGGATTTCTTAATTGAAGATATGCCGAAAATTCTGGGTTCGATGAAGATGGGGAGCGATCGCATCCGCGAAATTGTCTTATCGTTGCGTAACTTCTCCCGTCTGGATGAAGCCGAAATGAAGGCAGTAGATATCCATCAAGGCATTGATAACACTCTGCTGATCTTGCAAAATCGTCTAAAAGCAAGGGTCAGCTATCCCGCCATTGAAGTTGTTAAAGAGTATGGCAACCTACCGCCCGTAGAATGCTACCCAGGACAGCTAAATCAGGTATTTATGAACATCCTGAACAATGCGCTTGATGCTCTCGAAGCGTTGGAAGGTTTAGACGAGTCGGAATCAAACCTTCCAACTTTCCCACGTTTGAATCCGCAGATTCGGATTTCTACCGAAGTTCGAGATAGAAATCACGTAACGATTAAGATTCGGGACAATGGTTCAGGAATGACAGAGCAAATAAAAGCCCGCTTATTTGACCCCTTCTTTACCACCAAACCTGTTGGGAAAGGTACTGGCTTAGGATTATCCATCAGTTATCAAATTGTGGTTGATAAACATGGCGGCATTTTGAAGTGTTTCTCAGAACCAGGAAAAGGAACTGAGTTTTTAATTGCCATCCCAATTTGCCAACGCCAATAG
- a CDS encoding WD40 repeat domain-containing protein — protein MQLIRTLKGHSTTVESLAFSPDGTILISGGSDNEGRIRFWWLKTGRQVSNLRAHRRAVLALKFSPDGETLTSSSNDSSLNFWNWKTGKYTRTFLDHTSNILSTAITPDNEILVTGALDGIRAWNLKTQRPIYTLVRFDNQTYAVAASSQGDILASGGRDPVIKLWNIKTGSSIGSIPGHSGAISTLAFDPRGNILVSGSYDRTIKVWNLTTARSLYTLSGHTGLIRAIAIHPSGEMLASASRDGVRLWNLRTGELIALLVGHSDWVNSVAFSPDGSTLATGGFDRTIKIWQVPATQTDTQVRK, from the coding sequence GTGCAGCTCATCCGCACACTCAAAGGTCACTCCACAACTGTTGAATCCTTAGCTTTCAGTCCTGATGGGACAATTCTTATTAGTGGGGGCAGTGACAATGAGGGCAGAATTAGATTTTGGTGGTTAAAAACAGGGAGACAAGTTTCTAACCTCCGGGCGCATCGTCGGGCAGTTCTTGCCCTAAAATTTAGCCCCGATGGAGAAACATTGACCAGTTCTAGTAATGACTCTTCACTCAATTTTTGGAACTGGAAAACTGGAAAATATACTCGTACCTTTTTAGACCACACGAGTAACATTTTGTCAACAGCAATCACGCCAGATAATGAAATTCTGGTGACAGGTGCTTTGGATGGAATTAGAGCATGGAATCTGAAGACACAGCGCCCTATATATACTTTGGTGCGGTTTGATAACCAAACCTACGCTGTAGCGGCTAGTTCGCAAGGAGATATCCTTGCAAGTGGGGGTAGAGACCCAGTAATTAAACTGTGGAACATAAAAACTGGAAGCTCCATTGGTTCAATTCCGGGGCATTCTGGTGCAATCAGCACCCTGGCATTTGACCCTAGAGGTAATATTTTGGTCAGTGGCAGCTATGACCGCACAATTAAAGTTTGGAATTTAACAACTGCGCGATCGCTCTACACGCTTTCGGGACATACAGGCTTGATTCGGGCTATTGCCATCCATCCTTCGGGAGAAATGCTTGCCAGTGCCAGCCGTGATGGTGTTCGCTTGTGGAACTTGAGAACTGGGGAGCTAATAGCCTTACTTGTAGGACATTCAGACTGGGTGAACTCGGTAGCTTTTAGTCCTGATGGAAGCACCCTTGCCACTGGCGGTTTTGATAGAACAATTAAAATTTGGCAAGTTCCCGCCACACAAACTGATACTCAAGTAAGGAAATAG
- a CDS encoding Uma2 family endonuclease: MVQSWWTVTDEELILISSKNPNSQFERNADGTLVIMPPTGEISGNREAKAGAYLVSWLESQDLGEVFDPSTGFKANTAIKLSDAAFVARGRLAEDWDEQEDRFLNLAPDFAIEIRSKTDSLETLQAKMREYIDNGVRLGWLCDRQNQQAWVYRADGSVTQYPATAVLNGEDVVIGFTLAVRSLL; encoded by the coding sequence ATTGTGCAGTCTTGGTGGACTGTTACGGATGAAGAATTGATCCTCATCAGTTCTAAAAATCCCAATTCGCAATTTGAGCGCAATGCTGACGGCACATTGGTAATTATGCCACCAACCGGAGAAATTTCCGGTAATCGAGAGGCAAAAGCCGGAGCTTATCTGGTTAGTTGGCTAGAAAGTCAGGATTTAGGCGAGGTTTTTGACCCCAGTACAGGCTTCAAAGCAAATACAGCTATTAAATTGTCGGATGCTGCTTTTGTCGCTAGGGGAAGATTAGCCGAAGATTGGGATGAGCAAGAAGATAGATTTTTAAATTTAGCTCCCGATTTTGCGATAGAAATTCGTTCTAAAACCGATAGTTTAGAAACTCTTCAGGCAAAAATGCGAGAGTACATTGATAATGGGGTGCGATTGGGATGGTTGTGTGACCGCCAGAATCAGCAAGCTTGGGTGTATCGGGCGGATGGATCGGTGACGCAGTATCCCGCTACAGCCGTTTTAAATGGTGAGGATGTAGTGATTGGATTTACTTTAGCTGTGAGAAGTTTGTTGTAA